A window from Physeter macrocephalus isolate SW-GA chromosome 11, ASM283717v5, whole genome shotgun sequence encodes these proteins:
- the DCLRE1C gene encoding protein artemis isoform X5 encodes MFLFQGNSGTVLYTGDFRLAKGEAARMELLHSGGRVKDIQSVYLDTTFCDPKYYQIPSREECLRGILELVRGWITRSPYHVVWLSCKAAYGYEYLFTNLSEELGVQVHVDKLDMFRNMPDILHHLTTDRDTQIHACRHPKAEEYFQWNKLPCGITSKNRIPLHTISIKPSTMWFGERARKTSVIVRTGESSYRACFSFHSSYSEIKDFLSYICPVNVYPNVIPLGATMGKVQEILKPLCRSSRSAVPKYKPLGKLKRARTIHLDSEEDDDSDLFDDPLPVPLRHKIPNQQTLRPEAFPTTAVAQNQPEKQRASTGCFRAESMPTFLWADFIDCEESNSESEESEIPASAQGDTGPVPQLQKRADGEVPQWEVFFKRSADLTDDCLENLPSSTEAGGSQSPKLFSDSSDGESTHISSQTSSQSTHISEQGSQGWDSQSDTVLLSSQERNGGMTSASRRVYRPGIKDNTTLAPQVEQNVLCPKDTYSDLKSRDQDVSIGSSVGETTTLSSGTHTPQEERPLNLSSGADSQSSSDFEIPATPEAELPTREHLRYFYEKLATGERIVVEKRKSSLHSRATTKKPIPRDNSQNPNR; translated from the exons AT GTTTTTATTTCAGGGCAACAGTGGGACTGTCTTGTACACGGGAGACTTCAGACTGGCAAAAGGAGAAGCTGCCAGAATGGAGCTTCTGCACTCTGGGGGCAG AGTGAAAGACATCCAGAGCGTGTACTTAGACACAACTTTCTGCGATCCGAAATATTACCAAATTCCTAGTCGG GAGGAGTGTCTGCGTGGGATCCTGGAGCTGGTTCGCGGCTGGATCACGCGGAGTCCGTACCACGTAGTGTGGCTCAGCTGCAAGGCCGCCTACGGGTACGAGTATCTCTTCACCAACCTCAGCGAGGAGCTCGGCGTCCAG GTTCACGTGGATAAACTAGACATGTTTCGAAACATGCCTGACATTCTTCATCATCTCACAACAGACCGTGACACTCAGATCCATGCATGTCGGCATCCAAAG GCCGAGGAATATTTTCAGTGGAATAAGTTACCCTGTGGCATTACCTCCAAAAATAGAATTCCACTCCACACCATCAGCATTAAGCCATCCACTATGTGGTTTGGAGAAAGAGCCAGAAAAACCAGCGTCATTGTGAG GACTGGAGAGAGTTCGTACAGAGCCTGCTTTTCTTTTCACTCCTCCTACAGTGAG aTTAAAGATTTCTTGAGCTACATCTGTCCTGTGAATGTATACCCAAATGTCATTCCGTTAGGCGCAACTATGGGTAAAGTTCAAGAAAT CTTAAAGCCTTTATGTCGATCTTCCCGAAGTGCTGTGCCAAAGTATAAACCACTTGGAAAACTGAAGAGAGCAAGGACAATCCACCTAGACTCAG AGGAGGACGATGACAGTGATCTCTTCGATGATCCTCTGCCAGTACCTTTAAGGCACAAGATTCCAAACCAGCAAACTCTTCGCCCTGAGGCATTTCCCACAACTGCGGTGGCACAAAACCAGCCCGAAAAACAGAGAGCAAGCACAGGATGCTTCAGAGCGGAGAGTATGCCAACTTTTCTTTGGGCAGACTTTATAGATTGTGAGGAATCCAACAGTGAAAGTGAAGAATCAGAAATCCCAGCTTCAGCTCAAGGAGACACGGGTCCTGTCCCACAGCTCCAGAAGAGGGCGGATGGGGAAGTACCACAGTGGGAAGTGTTCTTTAAAAGAAGCGCCGACCTCACTGATGACTGTTTGGAAAACCTCCCGTCCTCCACAGAGGCAGGGGGCTCTCAGTCTCCGAAGCTTTTCAGTGACTCCTCTGATGGGGAATCAACTCACATCTCTTCCCAGACGTCTTCTCAGTCAACACACATATCAGAACAAGGAAGTCAAGGCTGGGACAGCCAGTCTGACACCGTTCTGTTATCTTCCCAAGAGAGAAACGGGGGTATGACCTCCGCGAGCAGACGCGTCTACAGGCCAGGAATCAAAGACAACACCACTCTTGCCCCTCAGGTGGAACAAAACGTACTTTGCCCAAAGGACACGTACTCTGATTTGAAAAGCAGAGATCAAGATGTAAGTATAGGTTCTAGTGTTGGAGAAACAACCACTCTCAGCAGTGGGACGCACACGCCTCAGGAGGAAAGGCCACTAAATCTTAGCAGCGGCGCAGATTCACAAAGCTCCTCTGATTTTGAAATTCCCGCCACTCCAGAAGCCGAGCTACCTACACGAGAGCATTTACGATATTTCTATGAGAAGTTGGCAACAGGGGAGAGGATAgtagttgaaaaaagaaaaagctcactTCATTCTAGAGCAACCACCAAAAAACCTATACCAAGAGATAATAGTCAAAATCctaatagataa